The Streptomyces phaeolivaceus genome has a window encoding:
- a CDS encoding cytochrome P450, whose product MSTTAPTPPVHDGVPAFDADLFSDEAVVAPYQLYRRLRDVGPVAYLSRQQVYAVGRYDEVRGVLADDETFLSGQGVAFNGAINDLMRGATLTSDGAEHEHLRQVVAHRLTPRALREERSSIDAKAEALVNALLERDEVLDGVTDIAQAMPMSVVPDFIGFPDDSRDQLIGWAVAALDAFGPPSERHAVSFPKALELSAYIGGAVEQRRMAPGSLGHELLAAADRGEVPMSKCPMLMVDYFAPSLETTISALGSAIALFSQHPDQWDLLRENPDLAASAFNEAIRLESPLRAFTRIVARDTEIGGHPLPEGARIAVFFASANRDERKWDRPDEFDITRQNADHVALGYGAHGCAGQGLARLEITSVLTRLARSVARIEPVGEARPIVHPIIRSYTSVPVRLHKA is encoded by the coding sequence ATGTCCACCACCGCACCAACTCCCCCTGTCCACGACGGCGTACCGGCGTTCGATGCCGACCTGTTCTCCGACGAAGCAGTCGTGGCTCCCTACCAGCTCTACCGGCGACTGCGTGACGTCGGCCCCGTGGCGTACCTGTCGAGGCAGCAGGTCTACGCGGTGGGTCGCTACGACGAGGTACGCGGTGTGCTCGCCGACGACGAGACCTTCCTGTCCGGCCAGGGCGTTGCCTTCAACGGCGCGATCAACGACCTGATGCGGGGCGCGACCCTGACCAGTGACGGAGCGGAGCACGAACACCTCCGCCAGGTCGTCGCCCACCGACTCACCCCGCGCGCCCTGCGCGAGGAGCGATCGTCGATCGACGCCAAGGCCGAAGCGCTGGTGAACGCGCTGCTGGAGCGGGACGAGGTCCTCGACGGCGTCACCGACATCGCCCAGGCCATGCCCATGTCGGTGGTCCCGGACTTCATCGGATTCCCGGACGACTCGCGTGACCAGCTGATCGGCTGGGCGGTCGCCGCCCTGGACGCGTTCGGTCCGCCCTCGGAACGTCATGCGGTGTCGTTCCCCAAGGCCCTCGAACTGTCCGCGTACATCGGTGGTGCGGTGGAACAGCGGCGCATGGCGCCCGGGTCGCTCGGCCATGAGCTGCTCGCGGCGGCCGACCGGGGCGAGGTCCCCATGAGCAAGTGCCCGATGCTCATGGTCGACTACTTCGCTCCCTCGCTGGAGACGACGATCAGTGCTCTCGGGTCGGCGATCGCGCTCTTCTCCCAGCACCCCGACCAGTGGGACCTGCTGCGCGAGAACCCGGACCTCGCGGCCTCGGCGTTCAACGAGGCGATCCGCCTGGAGAGCCCGCTGCGGGCCTTCACCCGGATCGTCGCCCGGGACACCGAGATCGGCGGACACCCGCTGCCGGAGGGCGCGCGGATCGCCGTCTTCTTCGCCTCGGCCAACCGGGACGAGCGCAAGTGGGACCGCCCCGACGAGTTCGACATCACGCGCCAGAACGCCGACCACGTGGCGCTCGGCTACGGCGCCCACGGGTGCGCCGGGCAGGGACTGGCCCGGCTGGAGATCACCTCGGTGCTCACCCGGCTCGCCCGGTCCGTGGCCCGTATCGAGCCCGTGGGCGAGGCACGGCCGATCGTGCATCCCATCATCCGCTCCTACACATCGGTACCCGTTCGCCTGCACAAGGCCTGA
- a CDS encoding ferredoxin — MRIQTDEARCEGHGLCADVAPEVYDLDDDAVVVLRHEVLPENLGAKAEAGARACPVAALRVIA; from the coding sequence ATGCGGATCCAGACTGACGAGGCCCGTTGTGAAGGACACGGGCTGTGCGCCGACGTCGCTCCGGAGGTCTACGACCTCGACGACGACGCGGTGGTCGTGCTCCGGCACGAGGTACTGCCCGAGAATCTCGGCGCCAAGGCCGAGGCGGGAGCCCGTGCCTGTCCGGTCGCGGCGCTGCGAGTCATCGCATGA